The following nucleotide sequence is from Sebaldella sp. S0638.
ACATTGCAACCCATTGTTATTAATACATCTAACTCCGGTATTTCATTTAATAATTTAGATTTTTGTGTCTTTTCCATATCTATATCATATATTTTTTTGATTAGCCTCACAGCATCTTTGTTTATTTCATCTTTCTTTTCTGTTCCTGCTGAATATGCTTCAAAAACTTCAAAAGCAAACTTTTTACTCAATGCTTCTGCAATTTGTGATCTGCATGAATTATGAACACATATAAAACCTACTTTAATCATTTATACTCCTTTTGAATTTCAGGTTTGAACCAATTTATTGTATTATTTGATATTCTCACTAACATAAGCATTACCGGAACTTCTACTAATACCCCGACAACCGTTGCAAGAGTAGCACCAGAT
It contains:
- a CDS encoding arsenate reductase ArsC is translated as MIKVGFICVHNSCRSQIAEALSKKFAFEVFEAYSAGTEKKDEINKDAVRLIKKIYDIDMEKTQKSKLLNEIPELDVLITMGCNVECPYLPCRYREDWGLEDPTGKTDEEFIETINLIHKKVLILKEKVLKKDII